From a single Drosophila sulfurigaster albostrigata strain 15112-1811.04 chromosome 3, ASM2355843v2, whole genome shotgun sequence genomic region:
- the LOC133842583 gene encoding antigen 5 like allergen Cul n 1, which produces MARFSVCVSLLLLLSLQGSALASDQSWCDPMLCAKGAAHVACNNDGEFHESCSPDAVMINLRPHRDFILGEHNKRRNFIAAGQLPGYYPAARMATMVWDEELEYLATLNLKTCNLDHDDCNNSYRFRNVGQNLCGVDRPRNLPLNVRSIVENSMGLWFGEYPLIDSSYITQFRVARHLDKYGHFAETVVDRNTHVGCAMMRFTNPQYPFLYIYNMACNYASTYAVGVHVYKVGEPASECKTGPNPKYPALCSLKEQYNPNYNEY; this is translated from the exons ATGGCGCGCTTTTCAGTCTGTGTTTccctgcttctgctgttgtccCTGCAAGGATCAGCTTTGGCCAGCGATCAGTCCTGGTGTGATCCTATGCTATGTGCCAAAGGCGCTGCTCATGTGGCCTGCAACAATGATGGC GAATTCCATGAGAGTTGCTCCCCAGATGCTGTAATGATCAATCTGCGACCACATCGCGATTTCATACTCGGTGAGCACAACAAGCGTCGCAATTTCATTGCCGCTGGCCAACTGCCTGGCTACTATCCGGCTGCCCGCATGGCCACCATGGTGTGGGACGAGGAACTGGAATATCTGGCAACGTTGAACCTGAAGACATGCAATCTGGATCATGACGATTGCAATAATTCGTATCGGTTTCGCAATGTGGGCCAGAATCTCTGCGGCGTGGACAGGCCGAGGAATTTGCCATTGAATGTGCGCAGCATTGTGGAGAATTCGATGGGTCTCTGGTTTGGCGAGTATCCGCTAATCGATAGCAGCTACATAACCCAATTCCGTGTTGCCAGGCATCT GGATAAATATGGACACTTTGCTGAGACTGTTGTGGATCGTAATACCCATGTAGGCTGCGCCATGATGCGCTTCACGAATCCCCAATATCCGTTCCTCTACATCTACAACATGGCCTGCAACTATGCCAGCACCTATGCGGTGGGTGTGCATGTTTACAAAGTCGGTGAGCCAGCCTCCGAATGCAAAACCGGCCCGAATCCCAAGTACCCGGCACTGTGCTCCCTCAAAGAACAATACAATCCCAATTACAATGAATACTGA
- the LOC133842440 gene encoding antigen 5 like allergen Cul n 1 codes for MSSLVIPAACVALLHLFLLQLVAAKEYSWCDPDLCSPGIKHVACRNNGHFHRRCQPDSYEVDISRHKATFVHGHNKRRNFVALGKLPGYYPASRMTTMVWDDELQYLSSLNVRTCILDHDDCHNTYSFANSGQNLCAIWRDRNPHVNVTSLIEESLGLWFNEYPLIDSSYIDRFRVTKYFEDYGHFAEMMVDRNSRVGCSIMRFTRPDYPYVYIYNVVCNYASIYALDAPIYEVGRPASRCHTGKNPFYPGLCSTREQYSPNY; via the exons ATGTCATCGCTGGTCATCCCAGCTGCCTGCGTGGCGCTTCTCCACTTGTTTCTGCTTCAACTGGTTGCCGCCAAGGAATATAGTTGGTGTGATCCTGATCTGTGTAGTCCTGGCATCAAGCATGTGGCATGCCGCAACAATGGC CATTTTCATAGACGCTGTCAGCCCGATTCCTATGAGGTGGACATCTCTCGCCACAAAGCGACCTTTGTGCACGGCCATAATAAGCGAAGgaattttgttgctttagGCAAACTGCCTGGTTATTATCCTGCCTCACGGATGACCACAATG GTGTGGGATGATGAGCTGCAATATTTGTCGTCGTTGAATGTGCGCACTTGCATCTTAGATCACGACGATTGCCACAACACATACAGCTTTGCCAATTCCGGGCAGAATCTGTGCGCCATTTGGCGGGATCGCAATCCTCATGTGAATGTCACTAGCCTGATAGAGGAGTCCTTGGGATTATGGTTCAATGAATATCCCCTCATCGACAGCAGTTACATTGACCGATTTCGTgtcacaaaatattt TGAGGACTATGGTCACTTTGCGGAGATGATGGTGGATCGTAATTCGCGCGTTGGATGCTCCATAATGCGTTTCACCCGTCCCGATTATCCATATGTGTACATCTACAATGTAGTGTGTAATTACGCATCCATCTACGCATTGGATGCGCCCATCTATGAGGTTGGAAGACCCGCGTCACGGTGCCATACGGGCAAGAATCCATTCTATCCGGGTCTGTGCTCAACGCGGGAGCAATATAGTCCCAACTACTGA